The Hydrotalea sp. genome segment ATAATTATATTGTCAAAAAATAATCGTAGGAATCCTTGATGCCGTCGCGCAAGGATTTGGTTGGCTTAAAACCCAATTGGTGAAAAAATTGCGAGTCCATAATTTTTTGTTTCATGCCCACCGGCTTGTCCAGCAGAAATTGCCATTCGCCCGTGAAGCCAATCACCTCGGCCGCCGCCTGGTAATATTCCAAAATGGTGATGTCGTGGTTAACGCCGACATTCACCACCGGCGGCAATTGCGCCAAATGGTCAAGCGCGAACCATATCGCCCCGGCCAAATCATGGGCCGACATCAATTCGCGCCGCGCCGTGCCATCGCCCCATAATTCAACCGATGTTTTTTTTGCCTGCACCGCCTGGTGAATTTTTCTAATCACGCCGGCCGGAAAATGCGATGTCACCGCGTCAAAATTATCATAACGGCCAAACAAATTGGGCGGGATAAGGGTTTTGTATTGCAACGATTTATCCTGCGCCGATAAAAATTCGCATAGTTTCAACACCGCCATTTTCGCCAGGCCGTAGCCTTCATTGGTTGGTTCAAATTTACCGCTGAGCATCGATTCCTCCTTCAACGGATTTGGCGCGGTCTTGGGGTAGATACAGGAACTGCCCAAGTTGATAAATTTTTTCACGCCCAATTCTTTGGCGGCCATCACCAAATTTTTTCCCATCTCAAAATTTTCGATTAAAAAATCGCCCTGCGCATTCATGTTGGCGATAATACCACCGACCCGGCCGGCGGTGTGCACCACCACCTCGGGCTTGGCGTCCTTCATTGATTTTTTTACCTCGGCGAAATTGAGCAAATCCAATTCGGGCCGCACCGGCGCGATAATATCATGTTGTTTGGCCAATGGGTGTTCGCGGCTGTTGCGCCCCACCATGCCACGGCCGCCGCTTAAAAAAATCCTCATAATTTTTTTGCTTCGGCCAAATCAGACGCGGCCATTTCCTTCACCAATTCAGCAAACGAAATTTTTGGTTGCCATTTTAATTTGGCGCGGGCGCGGCTGGCATCGCCCAGCAAGGTATCAACCTCGGTCGGGCGGAAATATTTTGGGTCGACGCGCACGATTTCCTTACCATCGCACAAACCCACTTCGTTCGTGCCGGTGCCGCGCCAGGTAATGTTCATGCCCAATTCCTTGCCCGCCAGTTCGACAAATTCACGCACCGCATATTGCTTGCCGGTGGCGATGACGAAATCCTCGGCCTTATCCTGTTGCAACATCAACCACATGGCCTCGACATAATCCTTGGCATGCCCCCAATCGCGCAGGGAATCCATGTTGCCAAGATAGAGGCATGCCTGCTTGCCCAATTTTATTCGCGCCAAAGCGCGGGTGATTTTGCGCGTCACAAATGTTTCACCCCGCACCGGCGATTCGTGATTAAACAAAATGCCGTTGCAGGCAAAAATACCATAGGCCTCCCTATAATTAACCGTTATCCAATAGGCGTATAATTTGGCCGCGGCGTAGGGACTGCGCGGGTAAAATGGCGTGGTT includes the following:
- the gmd gene encoding GDP-mannose 4,6-dehydratase, with product MKKKAVITGVTGQDGSYLAELLLNKGYEVHGIKRRTSLFNTARIDHLFHDEHEGKQNFHLHHGDMTDSSSLIHILAEVKPDEIYNLAAQSHVAVSFEEPEYTANSDGMGALRLLEAIRTLKLEKTTRYYQASTSELYGGIYKEAQSETTPFYPRSPYAAAKLYAYWITVNYREAYGIFACNGILFNHESPVRGETFVTRKITRALARIKLGKQACLYLGNMDSLRDWGHAKDYVEAMWLMLQQDKAEDFVIATGKQYAVREFVELAGKELGMNITWRGTGTNEVGLCDGKEIVRVDPKYFRPTEVDTLLGDASRARAKLKWQPKISFAELVKEMAASDLAEAKKL
- a CDS encoding NAD-dependent epimerase/dehydratase family protein encodes the protein MRIFLSGGRGMVGRNSREHPLAKQHDIIAPVRPELDLLNFAEVKKSMKDAKPEVVVHTAGRVGGIIANMNAQGDFLIENFEMGKNLVMAAKELGVKKFINLGSSCIYPKTAPNPLKEESMLSGKFEPTNEGYGLAKMAVLKLCEFLSAQDKSLQYKTLIPPNLFGRYDNFDAVTSHFPAGVIRKIHQAVQAKKTSVELWGDGTARRELMSAHDLAGAIWFALDHLAQLPPVVNVGVNHDITILEYYQAAAEVIGFTGEWQFLLDKPVGMKQKIMDSQFFHQLGFKPTKSLRDGIKDSYDYFLTI